From Permianibacter aggregans, a single genomic window includes:
- a CDS encoding adenylate/guanylate cyclase domain-containing protein, protein MDIRTENLTILFVDIAGFTATTARQSRAENAKLLHTFDSTLLPLIRGFKGNVVKSIGDALLITFRSPTDAMLCTMALQDAMHEHNLRVAEEDKIHIRVAANLGEVRVTKKDIFGEPVNVAARIEGVTPADEIYLSEAVYMAMNKAEVPAQEVGFKELSGVPQPVRLYSIPRFATPRLVPTLPQAQGSELLFPYGGMHHRVPAPKFGLRKHFSASGNEGKRSAFRLALPLLLLLSITAAAWYWLEPTEPTLAAKPVVGAAQAPAAIDGSAPASEPEANVTTSDAQAAPAIEAPAPSATSAKQPAAAINTVPVASKSENKPVQPAVSKPQSEPKVASVSARTTSNASINTPSASKPAAPETAWNVTTAKAAYRAGQLDKQQYRDIVNELETVYDNKIRQLKLDYKAGKISRAQYDQAVREAKQIYSGR, encoded by the coding sequence ATGGATATCCGCACCGAGAACCTGACCATTCTGTTTGTTGATATCGCCGGCTTCACGGCCACCACGGCGCGCCAATCGCGAGCCGAAAACGCCAAGCTGCTGCATACCTTTGATAGCACGCTGTTGCCACTGATTCGCGGTTTCAAGGGCAATGTCGTCAAAAGCATTGGCGATGCCTTGCTGATCACCTTCCGTTCACCGACCGACGCGATGCTGTGCACGATGGCGCTGCAGGATGCGATGCACGAACATAATTTGCGGGTGGCGGAGGAGGACAAGATCCATATTCGCGTCGCGGCCAATCTTGGTGAAGTGCGCGTGACCAAGAAAGATATTTTCGGCGAGCCGGTCAATGTCGCAGCGCGTATTGAAGGGGTGACGCCGGCCGACGAGATTTACCTGTCGGAAGCAGTGTACATGGCAATGAACAAAGCCGAAGTGCCCGCCCAGGAAGTCGGCTTCAAGGAGCTTTCCGGCGTGCCGCAACCGGTGCGGCTATATTCGATACCGCGTTTTGCGACACCAAGACTGGTGCCGACACTGCCGCAGGCCCAAGGCAGCGAACTGCTATTCCCCTATGGCGGCATGCACCATCGAGTGCCAGCGCCGAAATTCGGTCTGCGCAAGCATTTCAGTGCTTCGGGCAATGAAGGCAAACGCTCCGCATTCAGACTGGCGCTACCGCTGCTGTTACTGCTGTCGATCACGGCGGCAGCGTGGTATTGGCTTGAGCCCACAGAGCCGACGCTGGCCGCCAAACCGGTGGTGGGTGCTGCCCAAGCGCCGGCCGCGATCGATGGGTCAGCTCCCGCATCCGAACCCGAAGCAAACGTCACCACCTCTGACGCGCAGGCGGCGCCAGCAATCGAGGCGCCAGCCCCATCGGCGACCAGCGCAAAACAACCAGCTGCTGCCATCAATACCGTACCGGTCGCCAGCAAGAGCGAAAACAAACCTGTTCAGCCAGCGGTGAGCAAACCCCAAAGCGAACCGAAGGTCGCCAGCGTTTCGGCGCGGACAACGAGCAACGCCAGCATCAACACACCCAGCGCCAGCAAACCGGCTGCACCGGAAACAGCCTGGAATGTCACCACGGCCAAAGCGGCTTACCGGGCCGGGCAGCTCGATAAACAACAGTACCGCGATATCGTCAACGAACTGGAAACGGTTTATGACAACAAGATTCGCCAGTTAAAACTGGACTACAAAGCCGGCAAGATCAGCCGGGCGCAATACGACCAAGCGGTGCGCGAAGCCAAACAAATCTATAGCGGCAGATAA
- a CDS encoding efflux RND transporter periplasmic adaptor subunit produces the protein MSRHIKIRSLVLLATVAGTAVALAGWKQHSLMAAEAASANQPEYSELVSAAFAQASEYRPSTIAVGTVLALRSVTVSNEVAGTVRQVSLHPGEIIEAGSVLLALDVSVEQAELKAQQAKARLADTRLQRLQQLHGDNAVSQDDVDRAMAERDVAHAEVERLKAIIERKTIRAPFRARVGISDVHAGQYLNAGTPITTLQSVSDAVHIDFQVTQQVAAQLRKGQHVELLSGSDATQAARIVAIDSRIDPVTRNATIRARIDQRELVSTPGGSVKVRVPVGEAQPVVSIPVTALRKGPAGDHVFLLAKDDKGQLRAKQQFVRIGPMQGDAILILDGLQEGDQIAASGSFKLHDAIAVSVANEPSTAMHAAGGQ, from the coding sequence ATGTCTCGTCATATCAAAATCCGATCACTGGTGTTGCTCGCCACCGTGGCCGGTACCGCCGTGGCGTTGGCCGGATGGAAACAGCATTCGCTGATGGCCGCTGAGGCTGCCAGCGCCAATCAGCCGGAATACTCAGAGCTGGTCAGCGCGGCGTTCGCACAAGCCAGTGAGTATCGGCCGAGCACGATTGCCGTTGGCACCGTGCTGGCGCTGCGCTCGGTCACCGTCAGCAATGAAGTGGCCGGCACGGTCCGTCAGGTGTCATTGCATCCCGGCGAAATCATTGAGGCCGGCAGTGTGTTGCTGGCACTTGATGTCAGCGTTGAACAAGCGGAACTGAAAGCACAACAAGCGAAAGCGCGCCTGGCCGACACCCGGCTGCAACGTTTGCAGCAATTACACGGCGACAACGCCGTGTCGCAAGACGATGTTGATCGCGCCATGGCCGAACGCGATGTGGCCCACGCTGAAGTCGAGCGACTGAAAGCCATCATTGAACGCAAAACAATACGCGCGCCGTTTCGCGCCCGAGTCGGCATCAGTGATGTCCATGCCGGTCAGTATCTGAATGCCGGCACGCCGATCACGACGCTGCAAAGTGTCAGTGACGCCGTGCATATCGATTTTCAGGTCACCCAACAAGTCGCCGCGCAGTTGCGCAAAGGTCAGCACGTTGAATTGCTCAGCGGTAGTGATGCGACGCAAGCGGCGCGCATTGTCGCCATCGATTCCCGTATTGATCCGGTCACCCGCAACGCCACCATTCGCGCCCGCATTGATCAGCGTGAGTTGGTCAGCACACCGGGCGGGTCGGTGAAAGTGCGGGTGCCGGTGGGTGAAGCACAACCGGTGGTCAGCATTCCGGTGACGGCGTTACGCAAAGGCCCGGCCGGTGATCATGTGTTTCTGCTCGCCAAAGACGACAAAGGTCAACTACGCGCCAAGCAGCAATTCGTTCGCATCGGTCCGATGCAAGGCGATGCCATTCTGATTCTCGACGGATTGCAGGAAGGCGATCAAATCGCCGCGTCCGGTTCATTCAAGCTGCATGACGCCATTGCCGTGTCAGTCGCCAATGAACCGAGCACCGCCATGCATGCCGCTGGCGGCCAGTAA
- a CDS encoding efflux transporter outer membrane subunit, protein MNKFSVPLLTLLLSACAIGPDYQRPTIDLPEQWQTAKTADVDTRAWWAQFSDQRLQTLINESLNNNQDLKIAVANIEASAAALGLARTDFLPSVNAAISGARERYIDGSTDSIYQAGLLLDYEFDLWGRIRRANEAAAADLAADAFTRDALQNLIVAQVSNAYFQSRALDRRIALLERLQVTQRENLQLQQKRLQAGLIAAYDLEQARSEAYVVDAQLPALRAARVQTLTALAVLRGVSPKAMTQAWQQQYASDVDASALPIAPDVPMDLPASLLERRPDIRAAEQRLVAANARIGEAKAAYFPRLSLTGIAGAASQALADLLDNSEQVWSAAATLSQPLTDIRRVGYRVDAAEARYTGADAFYQKTVQIAFQETLDALTSVDAARAIMQAQDQRVEALLKAYQAAQSRYRAGDLSYLELLDVERQLRAIEQEQVIAQLGLLQSTVDLYRALGGGWQSSADTVAAK, encoded by the coding sequence ATGAACAAATTTTCTGTTCCGCTGCTAACCCTGCTGCTGAGTGCTTGCGCAATCGGCCCGGATTATCAGCGGCCAACGATCGACTTACCGGAGCAATGGCAAACCGCCAAAACCGCCGATGTCGATACCCGCGCCTGGTGGGCACAATTCTCCGATCAGCGTTTACAGACACTGATCAACGAAAGCCTTAACAATAATCAGGATTTGAAAATTGCCGTCGCCAATATCGAAGCTTCTGCGGCGGCACTGGGTTTGGCGAGAACCGATTTTCTGCCTAGCGTTAATGCCGCCATCAGCGGCGCGCGCGAACGCTACATCGACGGCAGCACGGACAGCATCTATCAGGCCGGCTTGTTGCTCGATTACGAGTTCGATCTATGGGGTCGTATTCGCCGCGCCAACGAAGCGGCCGCCGCCGATCTGGCCGCCGATGCCTTTACTCGCGATGCCTTGCAAAACCTGATCGTGGCGCAAGTCAGCAACGCCTATTTTCAATCGCGAGCACTGGATCGACGCATTGCCTTACTGGAGCGCTTGCAAGTGACGCAACGCGAAAACTTGCAGTTGCAACAAAAGCGACTGCAAGCGGGATTAATTGCCGCCTACGATCTGGAGCAGGCGCGCAGCGAAGCCTATGTCGTCGATGCTCAGTTGCCGGCCTTGCGCGCGGCGCGTGTGCAAACACTGACCGCACTTGCGGTGTTACGCGGCGTATCGCCAAAAGCGATGACCCAAGCCTGGCAACAACAGTACGCCAGTGATGTTGATGCTTCTGCATTACCCATCGCACCAGATGTACCAATGGATCTACCGGCGAGCTTGCTGGAACGGCGCCCTGATATTCGCGCAGCAGAACAACGTTTGGTCGCCGCCAATGCTCGCATTGGTGAAGCCAAAGCCGCGTACTTTCCACGCCTGTCGTTGACTGGCATTGCCGGCGCCGCCTCACAAGCGCTGGCGGATTTGCTCGATAACAGTGAGCAAGTCTGGTCGGCCGCTGCGACCTTAAGCCAACCGCTAACCGATATTCGTCGTGTCGGTTATCGCGTCGATGCAGCGGAAGCGCGCTATACCGGTGCCGACGCGTTTTACCAGAAAACCGTGCAAATCGCGTTTCAGGAAACCCTCGACGCGTTAACCAGTGTCGATGCCGCCCGCGCGATCATGCAGGCTCAAGATCAACGCGTTGAAGCATTGCTGAAAGCGTATCAAGCGGCGCAGTCGCGTTATCGCGCTGGCGATTTGAGTTACCTGGAATTGCTTGATGTCGAACGTCAGTTACGCGCCATTGAACAAGAGCAAGTGATCGCACAACTAGGCCTGCTGCAATCCACGGTCGATTTGTATCGCGCTCTTGGCGGTGGCTGGCAAAGCAGCGCCGACACCGTCGCTGCCAAGTAA
- a CDS encoding nucleoside triphosphate pyrophosphohydrolase family protein — MSDFADDIKRFNGIYKLPVNDVPTTDIGVSVSERLKAFKNILIEEVHEIDEIIDAQESGKSEMEVLTMLADLLGDIQVYCASEMAKFGLPLDQVLAIIMQSNFSKLGADGRPIYDERGKVMKGPSYWKPEPKIQELLASLKK; from the coding sequence ATGAGCGATTTCGCAGACGACATCAAGCGGTTCAATGGCATTTACAAACTGCCAGTGAACGACGTACCAACAACCGATATCGGTGTTTCGGTTTCCGAACGATTGAAAGCTTTCAAGAATATTCTGATCGAGGAAGTGCACGAAATCGACGAGATTATCGACGCACAGGAATCCGGCAAATCGGAAATGGAAGTGCTGACGATGCTGGCCGATCTACTCGGTGATATACAGGTTTATTGCGCCTCAGAAATGGCCAAGTTTGGTTTGCCGCTGGATCAGGTGCTGGCGATCATCATGCAGTCGAATTTTTCCAAACTCGGTGCCGATGGCAGGCCGATTTATGACGAGCGTGGCAAGGTCATGAAAGGCCCGAGTTACTGGAAGCCGGAACCGAAGATTCAGGAATTGTTGGCTTCGCTTAAGAAGTGA
- a CDS encoding efflux RND transporter permease subunit — MRSFTDLFIKHPVLAVVINLVIVLVGWKALTTLPVQQYPQLESSSVIITTVYTGASAETVRGFLTTPIERAVAAISGVDHIESTSRAGVSTVTLRLSLGHSSTTALAEVTARLQQVRSELPSEAEPPVVDVQRADRPYATFYVSFASDQRSAPALTDWLARTLQPQLSTLPGVQRVTLEGSQPIAMRIWIDPEKLAALNLAPGDVYTALRQNNYLAAVGRTKGNEVQVNLLANTDLRSVEEFRNLIVTERDGAVVRLTDVARVELGAEEPDMVAKYNTRDAVYLGIWPLPGSNEIDVAGHLKAEMEAIQKTLPSDITMRLVWDGTMFMRDAIEEISKTLIETILIVGLVVYLFMGSIRTALVPLIAMPVSLVGAALVMYAFGFSLNLLSILAIVLAVGLVVDDAIVVVENVERHVRLGKTRVQAALVGARELAGPIIAMTITLATVYTPVALQGGLTGSLFLEFAITLAAAVVVSGLVALTLSPVMSSRFVHPHGKEGKLTAIMNRGFDAVARGYSRVLDGALEMRWAIVAVAIIITLGAWPLHHYSQRELAPVEDQSHISLFFEAAPDSTLAASDRASKQVVDVITAFPETDFMWSLTTSWGGFGGLVAKDWRERERSTEEMLGEVYYGISQVPGLRVFPRLDPPLPTPGQFDVELVLQSDAPPEQLLQTVGQVLGAGWQSGKFLFVDTDLKIDLPEARVVLDRERIADLNLDLATVARELGTMLGGAYVNRFNYYDRSYKVIPQLSDGDRATLEPLLDLKIRTPSGELVPVSSFTRIETTAAPRALNRFQQRNAVKIFGGVKPGVTKAEALEVLENAARHAQGPSVMIDYAGESRQIKQESGALTVTLGFAVVLIYLVLAAQFHSFRDPLIVLLGSVPLAISGALLFTFTELTTINIYSQVGLITLVGLIAKNGILIVEFANTLRERGVEKLAAIREASVTRLRPVLMTSAATVFGHLPLVMVSGPGSEARNSIGIVLVAGMVIGTVFTLFVVPTFYLLLSGEHKPADEQEHETESTGEPQALPAN; from the coding sequence ATGCGATCGTTTACTGATTTATTTATCAAGCACCCGGTGCTGGCCGTCGTGATCAATCTGGTGATCGTGCTGGTCGGCTGGAAGGCGCTGACGACATTACCGGTACAGCAATATCCGCAATTGGAAAGCTCATCGGTGATCATCACGACCGTGTACACCGGCGCCAGTGCCGAAACCGTACGCGGATTTCTGACGACGCCAATCGAACGTGCGGTAGCCGCAATCAGCGGTGTTGATCACATCGAATCAACTTCGCGCGCTGGTGTCAGCACTGTCACGCTGCGTTTGAGCCTCGGCCACAGCAGCACGACCGCGTTAGCGGAAGTGACGGCGCGCTTGCAACAAGTGCGTTCGGAATTGCCTAGCGAAGCCGAACCACCGGTCGTCGATGTTCAGCGCGCCGACCGGCCTTACGCAACGTTCTATGTCAGCTTTGCCTCCGATCAACGCAGTGCGCCAGCACTGACCGATTGGCTGGCGCGCACGCTGCAGCCGCAACTATCGACCTTGCCCGGCGTGCAACGGGTAACGCTGGAAGGCAGTCAACCGATTGCCATGCGCATCTGGATTGATCCGGAAAAGCTGGCGGCGCTGAATCTGGCACCCGGCGATGTCTACACGGCGTTGCGCCAGAACAATTATCTGGCCGCCGTCGGTCGCACCAAAGGCAATGAAGTGCAGGTCAATCTATTGGCCAACACCGATCTGCGCAGTGTCGAGGAGTTTCGCAATCTGATCGTTACCGAGCGCGATGGCGCCGTGGTCAGGCTGACTGATGTGGCGCGCGTTGAACTCGGTGCCGAAGAACCGGACATGGTCGCGAAATACAATACTCGCGATGCCGTCTACTTGGGCATTTGGCCGCTGCCGGGTTCGAACGAAATCGACGTTGCCGGTCATCTGAAAGCGGAAATGGAAGCGATTCAGAAAACCCTGCCGAGCGATATCACGATGCGCTTGGTTTGGGATGGCACGATGTTCATGCGCGATGCCATCGAAGAGATCAGTAAAACGCTGATCGAAACGATTTTAATCGTCGGCCTCGTCGTTTATTTGTTCATGGGTTCGATTCGCACCGCGCTGGTACCGCTGATCGCAATGCCGGTGTCCCTGGTTGGCGCCGCACTGGTCATGTACGCGTTCGGTTTCAGTTTGAACCTGCTGAGCATTCTGGCGATTGTCCTGGCCGTGGGTCTGGTCGTTGACGACGCGATTGTCGTTGTCGAAAACGTCGAGCGTCATGTGCGCTTGGGCAAAACCCGGGTGCAAGCAGCATTGGTCGGCGCGCGTGAATTGGCCGGGCCGATTATCGCGATGACGATTACCCTGGCTACCGTTTACACGCCGGTGGCGTTACAAGGTGGCTTGACCGGTTCGTTGTTTCTGGAGTTCGCCATTACGCTGGCTGCCGCCGTGGTGGTATCCGGTTTGGTCGCGTTGACGCTATCGCCCGTGATGAGTTCGCGCTTTGTTCATCCGCATGGCAAGGAAGGCAAGCTGACCGCGATCATGAATCGCGGTTTCGATGCCGTCGCGCGTGGCTATTCCCGCGTGCTGGACGGTGCGCTGGAAATGCGCTGGGCGATTGTTGCGGTAGCGATCATCATCACACTCGGTGCCTGGCCGTTGCATCACTACTCGCAACGCGAATTGGCGCCGGTTGAAGATCAAAGCCATATCAGTCTGTTCTTTGAAGCCGCGCCGGATTCGACCTTGGCTGCTTCTGATCGGGCGTCGAAACAAGTCGTTGATGTCATCACCGCGTTTCCGGAAACCGATTTCATGTGGTCACTGACGACTTCATGGGGCGGCTTTGGTGGTCTGGTTGCCAAAGACTGGCGCGAACGTGAACGTTCAACTGAAGAAATGCTTGGCGAAGTCTATTACGGTATTTCGCAGGTGCCAGGGTTGCGCGTATTCCCACGTCTCGATCCGCCGTTGCCTACACCGGGTCAGTTCGATGTTGAGCTGGTGTTGCAAAGCGATGCTCCACCGGAGCAATTGCTGCAAACCGTTGGCCAGGTACTGGGTGCCGGCTGGCAGAGCGGTAAGTTCCTGTTCGTCGATACCGATCTGAAAATTGATTTACCGGAAGCCCGTGTTGTGCTCGATCGTGAACGCATTGCCGATTTGAATCTGGATCTGGCAACGGTCGCGCGTGAACTTGGCACGATGCTCGGTGGCGCTTACGTCAATCGTTTCAACTACTACGATCGCAGCTATAAAGTGATCCCGCAGTTGAGCGATGGTGATCGCGCGACACTGGAGCCGTTGCTGGACCTGAAAATCCGCACGCCATCCGGCGAGCTGGTGCCGGTGTCATCGTTCACCCGCATTGAAACGACGGCGGCACCGCGCGCACTGAATCGCTTTCAACAGCGCAACGCGGTGAAAATTTTCGGTGGTGTCAAACCGGGCGTGACCAAGGCCGAAGCCTTGGAAGTGCTGGAAAATGCGGCGCGCCATGCGCAAGGCCCAAGTGTGATGATCGATTACGCCGGCGAATCGCGTCAGATCAAACAGGAAAGCGGCGCGCTGACGGTGACACTCGGCTTCGCGGTGGTGCTGATTTACTTGGTGTTAGCCGCGCAGTTCCATAGCTTCCGCGATCCATTAATCGTGTTGCTCGGCTCGGTGCCGCTGGCGATTTCCGGTGCGCTGCTGTTCACGTTCACCGAACTGACTACGATCAACATCTACTCGCAAGTCGGTTTGATTACGCTGGTCGGGTTGATTGCCAAGAACGGCATTCTGATTGTCGAGTTTGCCAATACGCTGCGTGAACGCGGTGTCGAGAAACTGGCGGCAATTCGCGAAGCATCCGTTACCCGTTTGCGTCCGGTATTGATGACCTCGGCCGCCACCGTGTTCGGTCACTTGCCGCTGGTCATGGTCAGCGGTCCCGGCTCGGAAGCGCGTAACAGTATCGGTATTGTGTTGGTGGCCGGCATGGTCATTGGCACGGTATTCACGCTGTTTGTTGTACCGACTTTTTATCTGCTGCTGTCCGGCGAACATAAACCGGCTGACGAGCAGGAACACGAAACGGAAAGCACTGGCGAGCCGCAAGCGCTGCCAGCCAACTGA
- the soxR gene encoding redox-sensitive transcriptional activator SoxR, giving the protein MTTMISPHDELTIGELAARSGVAPSALRYYESLGMIRSLRTAAGHRRYQRGVIRRVAFIVFAQRIGLSLDEIREELGKLSPQCAPTKADWNRLTGNWKRRIDQSIAEMQVLRDSLNDCIGCGCLTLERCRLANPQDKAAKNGAGPRYWLGDKSPVK; this is encoded by the coding sequence ATGACGACAATGATTTCCCCTCACGACGAATTGACCATTGGTGAGCTGGCGGCCCGAAGTGGCGTGGCGCCTTCGGCGCTGCGTTATTACGAATCGCTGGGCATGATTCGCTCGCTGCGCACGGCGGCCGGTCACCGTCGTTATCAGCGCGGCGTTATCCGGCGTGTCGCCTTTATTGTCTTTGCCCAGCGCATTGGTCTGAGCCTCGATGAAATTCGCGAGGAGCTTGGCAAGCTGAGTCCGCAGTGTGCGCCAACCAAGGCCGATTGGAATCGGCTGACTGGCAACTGGAAACGGCGTATTGATCAGTCGATTGCGGAAATGCAGGTGCTACGTGACAGCCTCAATGATTGCATCGGCTGTGGCTGCCTGACGCTGGAGCGCTGCCGCCTGGCCAACCCACAAGATAAAGCGGCGAAGAACGGCGCCGGCCCGCGTTACTGGCTCGGGGATAAATCGCCGGTCAAGTAA
- a CDS encoding REP-associated tyrosine transposase, translated as MPRYRRYWLEGGTYFFTVNLLERQSSLLTEHIALLRQSVAITKQRMPFHIDAWVVLPDHIHAVWTLPEGDCDFSTRWRLIKFGFSRAQASTERRSNARSARAERGIWQRRFWEHAIRDEQDYANHVDYVHFNPLKHGLVARVADWPYSTFHRYVADGRYPPDWCGSREVSFPTGELT; from the coding sequence ATGCCGAGATACAGACGCTACTGGCTGGAAGGCGGTACTTACTTTTTCACGGTGAATCTGTTGGAGCGGCAATCTTCGCTGCTTACCGAACACATTGCTTTGCTGCGGCAATCGGTAGCCATAACCAAGCAACGAATGCCGTTTCATATTGATGCCTGGGTAGTGCTCCCCGACCATATTCACGCCGTGTGGACCTTGCCCGAAGGTGACTGTGATTTCTCCACTCGCTGGCGATTGATCAAGTTTGGCTTTTCCAGAGCGCAGGCATCAACCGAGCGGCGTTCTAACGCCCGCAGTGCGAGGGCAGAGCGAGGCATCTGGCAGCGCCGCTTTTGGGAACATGCCATTCGTGATGAGCAGGATTACGCCAATCACGTTGATTACGTTCATTTCAATCCGTTAAAGCATGGTTTGGTGGCAAGGGTCGCCGACTGGCCTTATTCGACCTTTCACCGCTACGTCGCCGATGGCCGCTACCCTCCGGATTGGTGTGGCAGTCGCGAAGTTTCGTTTCCGACAGGGGAGTTGACGTAG
- a CDS encoding TonB-dependent receptor — protein sequence MRNVLSYAPYLIIAGLFSRYGIAQADDAPEIKPERIVVVATRSERPVSDVAAGVAVISSEELREQMVSTFEDLVRYQPGVQIDQAGTRFGATGLSVRGIGENRVAMLLDGVPLADQFDVGNYANAGRDVLELGLLNRVEILRGPASTLYGSDAVGGVVSMQTLRPDDLLRQTTGSVLLRTSYDGRDDGRSLMIAGALGNEQQQLLLAGARRDSQAFGHSAVTAIDDGREQQRQSLLLHWQWQIGVDDALRVIAEQSDNRVESDNRSLLGYARFASTTALFGDDDSARQRLLVHWRHDGSDWDIDINVFQQQQDSNQYSDERRQTASSQTRIERNFAYQFDHTGVDSHFSRALSAFGVEHRIGVGASFSETEIREQRDGLQTNLLTGVSTTTILGERMPVRDFPLSDIHERAVYAHDEIRLSSNWELIPGWRYEHYELSPQVDALWREDNPLTDVTDIDTSAHTGKLALLHYLSAMQTLYLQYAEGFRSPPFEDANIGLYLPAFRIRAIPNPDLKPESSRTIEFGWRGRAEQVEWAFALFQTRFDDFIESRVNLGLDPGSGDTLFQSQNVRSATIEGAELEAQWQWTSGDWGELLSQAALFYGKGENEQTGEPLNSVPPFNGHLGLQWQKSDWQLSLISRFAEKQTDVDQSRHEKFVPAGYAVFDLLWQWQPTDEMQLGIGIYNLADKTWWQWNDVSIFEAGHPMIPLLSQPGRYAKLQWQMTF from the coding sequence GTGAGAAATGTCTTGTCGTATGCGCCTTATCTGATTATCGCCGGCTTATTCAGCCGATACGGAATCGCCCAGGCCGATGACGCGCCGGAAATCAAACCGGAGCGCATCGTTGTGGTCGCCACGCGTAGTGAGCGACCAGTCAGTGATGTCGCCGCCGGTGTTGCTGTGATCAGCAGCGAAGAACTCCGCGAGCAGATGGTCTCGACGTTTGAAGATCTGGTGCGCTACCAACCCGGTGTGCAAATTGATCAAGCTGGAACGCGGTTTGGCGCCACCGGCTTATCGGTGCGTGGCATTGGTGAAAACCGGGTGGCAATGTTGCTCGATGGCGTGCCATTGGCCGATCAATTCGATGTTGGTAATTACGCCAATGCCGGCCGCGATGTGCTCGAACTGGGCTTGTTGAATCGGGTGGAAATTCTGCGCGGTCCCGCCTCAACGCTGTACGGCAGTGATGCTGTCGGCGGCGTTGTCAGCATGCAAACCTTGAGGCCGGACGATTTGTTGCGGCAAACAACCGGCAGTGTGCTGCTGCGTACGAGTTACGATGGTCGCGATGATGGTCGCAGCCTGATGATTGCCGGTGCTCTCGGCAATGAACAACAGCAATTGCTACTGGCCGGCGCAAGGCGAGATTCACAAGCATTTGGTCACAGTGCCGTCACCGCCATCGATGATGGCCGCGAACAACAGCGGCAGAGTCTGTTGCTGCATTGGCAATGGCAAATAGGTGTCGATGATGCGTTGCGCGTGATTGCAGAGCAAAGCGATAACCGCGTTGAATCCGATAATCGTTCGCTGCTGGGTTATGCCCGTTTCGCCAGCACGACCGCCTTGTTTGGCGACGATGATAGTGCGCGTCAACGCTTGCTGGTGCACTGGCGTCATGACGGTAGCGATTGGGATATCGACATCAATGTTTTTCAGCAGCAGCAGGATAGCAATCAGTACAGCGACGAGCGGCGGCAAACGGCCAGCAGTCAAACCCGCATTGAACGAAACTTTGCCTACCAGTTTGACCATACCGGCGTGGACAGCCATTTCAGTCGGGCGCTGTCGGCATTCGGCGTTGAGCATCGAATTGGTGTCGGTGCGTCATTCAGTGAAACGGAAATCCGTGAGCAGCGTGATGGCCTGCAAACCAACTTGTTAACCGGCGTCAGCACTACCACGATTCTCGGTGAACGGATGCCGGTGCGTGACTTTCCGCTTAGCGACATTCACGAACGGGCGGTTTATGCCCATGACGAAATCCGCTTGTCATCCAACTGGGAGTTGATCCCCGGCTGGCGTTACGAGCATTACGAACTGAGTCCGCAGGTCGATGCATTGTGGCGGGAAGACAACCCGCTGACCGACGTTACTGACATTGACACTTCCGCACACACCGGCAAGTTGGCCTTGTTGCATTATTTGAGCGCTATGCAAACGCTTTATCTGCAATACGCCGAAGGCTTTCGTTCACCACCTTTTGAAGACGCCAATATCGGTTTATATCTGCCAGCATTTCGCATTCGCGCGATCCCAAATCCGGATCTGAAACCGGAAAGCTCGCGCACCATTGAGTTTGGCTGGCGTGGTCGCGCTGAGCAAGTGGAATGGGCGTTTGCGCTGTTTCAAACTCGTTTCGATGACTTCATCGAAAGTCGAGTCAATCTTGGCCTTGATCCAGGCAGCGGCGATACCTTGTTTCAATCACAGAATGTTCGTTCGGCCACCATCGAAGGTGCCGAGCTGGAGGCGCAATGGCAATGGACCAGTGGCGATTGGGGTGAGCTGCTGAGTCAGGCGGCATTGTTCTACGGCAAAGGTGAAAACGAACAAACCGGCGAGCCATTGAACTCGGTGCCACCATTCAATGGTCACCTTGGTTTGCAATGGCAAAAATCCGATTGGCAGTTAAGTCTGATTAGTCGTTTTGCCGAAAAACAAACCGATGTCGACCAAAGTCGCCATGAAAAATTTGTCCCCGCCGGTTATGCGGTATTCGATCTGCTTTGGCAATGGCAACCAACGGACGAGATGCAACTCGGTATCGGTATCTACAATCTGGCCGACAAAACCTGGTGGCAGTGGAATGATGTATCAATCTTTGAAGCGGGCCATCCGATGATCCCGCTGCTGTCACAACCGGGTCGCTATGCCAAGCTGCAGTGGCAGATGACATTCTAA